In Mycobacterium stomatepiae, the following are encoded in one genomic region:
- a CDS encoding 3-isopropylmalate dehydratase large subunit, whose amino-acid sequence MTGQPRTIVDKIWDDHVVAELDDGTSLLYIDRVLLRDRSGGLALRALTDEGRSPLDRNLVFGTMDHVVDTRPNRDPSGSTPVPSGAMFIDTFREQAHRHRVSLFDVDDARQGISHVVFPEQGIALPGTTMICCDSHTPTLGAMGALAWGVGVTDCEHALATQTLAMKRPASMLVCFDGPLGHHVYAKDLNLALLAAIGANGATGHAIEFRGQAVSSLDIEGRLTLCNMATETGARTAVIAPDDALLNFLAGRPYAPRGDDWAAATQAWRRLASDPDALFTRTTHIDSAALVPHATWGTSPAHGGAIDMAIPDPADTADPAGTQQALQYMGLQPGSPLAGTAIDAAYIGSCTNARLSDLRVAAEVLRGHTVADGVTAICVPGSTAVRRAAEAEGIDKIFVDAGVQWRESGCGMCFYAGGDRFPPGARVVSTTNRNFENRQGPGVRTHLASPATVAASAITGRLTDPREV is encoded by the coding sequence ATGACCGGCCAGCCTCGTACCATCGTGGACAAGATCTGGGACGACCATGTTGTCGCCGAGCTCGATGACGGCACGTCACTGCTCTACATCGACCGCGTATTGTTGCGCGACCGCAGCGGCGGGCTAGCTCTGCGCGCACTCACTGACGAGGGGCGCAGCCCACTTGACCGGAACCTGGTCTTCGGCACCATGGACCATGTGGTCGACACCCGACCTAATAGGGACCCCTCGGGTTCAACACCAGTTCCCAGCGGTGCCATGTTTATCGACACGTTCCGCGAACAAGCGCACCGACACCGGGTGAGTCTCTTCGATGTTGACGACGCACGCCAAGGCATCTCACACGTGGTGTTCCCCGAGCAAGGCATTGCCCTGCCAGGCACCACGATGATCTGCTGCGACAGCCACACCCCAACGCTCGGGGCCATGGGCGCATTGGCATGGGGCGTGGGCGTGACGGACTGCGAACACGCCTTAGCCACACAAACACTCGCGATGAAGCGTCCAGCGAGCATGCTCGTCTGCTTCGACGGTCCGCTGGGCCACCATGTCTACGCCAAAGACCTCAACCTGGCGTTGCTTGCCGCCATCGGTGCCAACGGCGCCACCGGACACGCAATCGAGTTTCGCGGCCAAGCGGTCAGTTCTCTTGACATTGAAGGGCGTTTGACATTGTGCAACATGGCCACTGAAACCGGTGCGCGCACCGCGGTCATCGCACCCGACGACGCCTTGCTGAATTTTCTGGCCGGGCGTCCCTACGCGCCTCGTGGCGATGACTGGGCAGCCGCCACGCAAGCGTGGCGACGCCTCGCCAGTGACCCCGATGCCCTGTTCACGCGCACCACACATATTGACTCCGCGGCCCTGGTGCCTCATGCCACATGGGGTACCAGCCCCGCTCACGGCGGAGCCATCGACATGGCGATCCCCGATCCGGCCGACACGGCTGATCCCGCAGGCACGCAACAAGCGTTGCAGTACATGGGATTACAACCAGGCAGCCCGCTTGCCGGGACTGCGATCGATGCGGCCTACATCGGCTCCTGCACCAATGCTCGGCTCAGCGATCTTCGGGTGGCCGCCGAGGTGCTGCGCGGACACACGGTCGCCGACGGCGTCACCGCCATCTGCGTGCCCGGATCCACGGCGGTACGTCGTGCGGCCGAGGCGGAAGGCATCGACAAGATATTTGTCGACGCAGGCGTTCAGTGGCGTGAATCAGGCTGCGGCATGTGCTTCTACGCCGGTGGAGATCGGTTCCCGCCGGGAGCACGTGTCGTGAGCACCACCAACCGCAACTTCGAAAACCGGCAAGGCCCTGGAGTGCGCACCCACCTCGCTAGCCCCGCGACAGTAGCTGCCAGCGCCATCACCGGCCGACTGACCGACCCCAGAGAGGTGTGA
- the leuD gene encoding 3-isopropylmalate dehydratase small subunit: protein MQPFRQVTGIAAPMLRANVDTDALSPSRFKPTELAKYGSFKEALFLDWRSDEHGRPRNDFVLNQDPYDKATILVAGENFGCGSSRESAVWALRDNGFRAVIAPSFASIFQSNCIGNGLLPLPLPADGHQQLVVETFGSQAVPFIEIDLLACEVGAVGGPRHRFHIDERSRNQLLQGLDAIGQTLQLRSQIERFRTADYRNRPWIYHRPEATDLP from the coding sequence ATGCAACCCTTCCGACAGGTGACCGGCATCGCGGCCCCTATGCTGCGGGCCAACGTTGACACCGACGCCCTCAGTCCGTCCCGATTCAAGCCGACAGAGCTCGCCAAGTACGGCTCGTTCAAGGAAGCCTTGTTCCTCGATTGGCGATCCGACGAACACGGCCGCCCGCGAAACGATTTCGTTCTCAACCAAGATCCTTATGATAAGGCAACCATCCTGGTAGCTGGGGAAAACTTTGGCTGTGGAAGCTCACGCGAATCAGCCGTTTGGGCGTTGCGCGACAATGGTTTTCGCGCTGTGATCGCGCCAAGCTTCGCAAGCATCTTCCAGAGCAATTGCATTGGCAACGGGCTACTCCCGCTGCCACTACCCGCTGACGGACACCAGCAACTGGTGGTCGAAACTTTCGGCTCGCAAGCTGTGCCTTTCATCGAGATCGACCTCCTGGCTTGCGAAGTCGGTGCCGTCGGGGGCCCGCGCCACCGATTCCATATTGATGAACGCTCACGCAACCAGTTACTCCAGGGGCTTGATGCCATAGGTCAAACCTTGCAGTTGCGTAGCCAAATCGAACGATTTCGGACAGCGGATTACCGAAACAGACCTTGGATCTACCACCGGCCCGAGGCCACAGACCTTCCCTAG
- a CDS encoding MarR family winged helix-turn-helix transcriptional regulator, translating to MARSPSSRQLAGQAAYDLRLLVSRLRRRLKHEYDNKGLTPSQISVISRLSHDGPASTSDLAAAEGVRRQSMAAIVNHLDKSGLLTRTPDPEDGRRLLVGLSSKAVRDLQQGRQLRDQWLADELRDRYTDEELQLIAAALTLLTRLA from the coding sequence ATGGCGCGGTCCCCATCTAGCCGCCAACTGGCGGGTCAGGCGGCCTATGACCTTCGGCTGCTAGTCAGCCGGCTGCGGCGTCGCCTCAAACACGAGTACGACAACAAAGGGCTTACTCCGTCACAGATCTCGGTGATCAGTCGGCTCTCCCACGATGGTCCGGCATCAACAAGCGACCTGGCTGCGGCTGAGGGTGTTCGTCGCCAATCGATGGCGGCGATCGTCAATCACCTGGACAAGTCCGGGCTGCTCACTCGCACGCCAGACCCTGAGGACGGGCGCCGGTTGCTGGTCGGACTGTCCAGCAAGGCAGTCCGAGATCTGCAGCAAGGCCGCCAACTTCGTGATCAATGGCTTGCCGACGAGCTGCGGGATCGCTACACCGATGAAGAACTGCAATTGATTGCCGCGGCCCTGACGCTATTGACCCGGCTGGCCTAG
- a CDS encoding FadR/GntR family transcriptional regulator, with amino-acid sequence MQTVRRQTLVAQVSDQLRDEITSGRWQVGERIATEPELCEMTGASRHTVREVVQALVHAGMLERRQGSGTYVLSNDEHCGALAEYFAAARERDVLELREALEVTATALAAQRRDATDVAELRAVLVRRNELWRKDPDTESERAELVSADMALHRAIVAASHNEIYLQFYDLLVPTLCRSVETRPVGSADSHEAQHTELVDAIVAGDPKRAEAAARVFISILRG; translated from the coding sequence GTGCAAACCGTTCGGCGCCAGACGCTCGTCGCGCAGGTCAGCGATCAGCTGCGCGACGAAATCACGTCCGGGCGATGGCAGGTCGGCGAGCGCATCGCGACCGAACCGGAGTTGTGCGAAATGACCGGCGCCTCGCGTCACACCGTGCGCGAAGTGGTGCAGGCGCTGGTGCACGCGGGAATGCTGGAGCGCCGGCAAGGGTCGGGTACTTACGTCCTCAGCAACGACGAGCACTGCGGCGCCCTCGCCGAGTATTTCGCGGCGGCCCGCGAACGCGACGTGCTGGAGTTGCGCGAGGCGCTGGAAGTCACTGCCACGGCACTGGCAGCGCAGCGACGCGACGCGACCGACGTCGCCGAGTTGCGGGCAGTACTCGTGCGGCGAAACGAACTGTGGCGGAAAGACCCCGACACCGAATCCGAACGCGCCGAACTAGTTTCGGCCGACATGGCGCTGCATCGAGCGATCGTTGCGGCCAGCCACAATGAGATCTACCTACAGTTCTACGATCTGCTGGTACCGACGCTGTGCCGATCCGTCGAGACCCGGCCCGTCGGCAGTGCGGACTCGCACGAGGCCCAACATACCGAGCTGGTCGACGCCATCGTCGCGGGCGATCCGAAACGGGCCGAAGCGGCCGCCCGCGTCTTCATCTCGATCCTGCGCGGATAG
- a CDS encoding aldehyde dehydrogenase family protein produces MKTIEVLDPATAQQISSIEDMDEATVEGAVATARRAFDGGQWWPGTPDDERGRVLARAAELVRANADELARLESLDVGKPLVEAQWDVAEAARILEYYAGWPTKLAGESFPVSAEALSIVVHEPVGVVAAITPWNYPLMLAAQKVAPALAAGCSVILKPAEQTPLTSLRLPHIFAQAGLPDGVFQVATGGARAGAALVAHPGVDKVSFTGSSAVGRLVLRSAADSIKRVGVELGGKSPNIVFGDADVAAAIAGTAAGVFANQGQICSSGSRVYIHADVYDEVLDDICAIAADLKLGDGLDPDTTMGPLVSRAQQERVTEYIRVGAKEGNVAVCGRLPTDPDLENGFFVPPTVLEVPHTAVVAREEIFGPVMAVVRFTDTDEVLRMANDSPYGLAATLWTSDLSRALTAARAIRAGVVWVNETQAAPLQAPWGGFKQSGIGRELGVHGLQEYLESKHIYLNHAGR; encoded by the coding sequence ATGAAGACGATCGAGGTTCTCGACCCTGCTACCGCGCAACAGATCTCGTCCATCGAAGACATGGACGAAGCCACCGTCGAGGGCGCGGTCGCCACGGCGCGCCGCGCTTTCGACGGCGGTCAGTGGTGGCCGGGCACGCCCGACGACGAGCGTGGCCGAGTGCTGGCGCGTGCCGCGGAGTTGGTGCGCGCCAACGCCGATGAACTGGCCCGGCTCGAGTCGCTGGATGTCGGCAAGCCGCTGGTCGAGGCGCAGTGGGACGTGGCGGAAGCCGCCCGGATCCTGGAGTATTACGCCGGCTGGCCAACGAAATTGGCAGGGGAGAGCTTCCCCGTCTCGGCCGAAGCGCTGAGCATCGTCGTCCACGAACCCGTCGGGGTTGTCGCTGCGATCACTCCGTGGAACTACCCCTTGATGCTGGCGGCCCAAAAGGTTGCGCCGGCATTGGCTGCCGGTTGCAGCGTGATCCTGAAACCGGCCGAGCAGACACCCCTTACCTCGCTGCGGCTACCGCACATCTTCGCTCAAGCGGGATTACCGGACGGGGTGTTTCAGGTGGCGACGGGCGGCGCTCGAGCGGGTGCCGCCCTGGTCGCCCACCCGGGGGTGGACAAGGTGTCGTTCACCGGATCGTCCGCGGTGGGCCGACTGGTGCTGCGTTCGGCGGCGGATTCGATCAAGCGGGTCGGGGTGGAGCTGGGCGGCAAATCGCCGAACATCGTCTTCGGCGACGCCGACGTTGCGGCGGCCATCGCCGGCACCGCGGCGGGCGTGTTCGCAAACCAGGGCCAGATATGCTCCTCGGGCTCGCGTGTCTACATCCATGCGGATGTGTATGACGAAGTGCTGGACGATATCTGCGCGATTGCGGCGGACCTCAAACTGGGCGACGGACTGGATCCCGACACGACGATGGGCCCATTGGTGAGCCGGGCTCAACAGGAGCGAGTCACCGAGTACATCCGCGTCGGCGCGAAGGAGGGCAACGTCGCCGTCTGCGGTCGGCTGCCGACCGACCCGGACCTCGAGAACGGCTTCTTCGTACCGCCCACCGTGCTGGAGGTTCCGCACACGGCGGTCGTCGCGCGCGAAGAGATCTTCGGCCCGGTCATGGCGGTGGTGCGATTCACCGATACCGACGAAGTGCTCCGGATGGCCAACGACAGTCCGTACGGTCTGGCCGCGACGCTGTGGACCTCCGACCTCAGCCGCGCCCTGACGGCCGCCCGCGCGATTCGCGCGGGCGTGGTGTGGGTCAATGAGACGCAGGCGGCGCCGCTGCAGGCACCGTGGGGTGGGTTCAAACAGTCCGGCATCGGCCGCGAGTTGGGCGTGCACGGGCTGCAGGAATACCTCGAGTCCAAGCACATCTACCTCAACCACGCTGGACGCTAA
- a CDS encoding flavin monoamine oxidase family protein, which produces MPYDVAVLGAGLSGLSAARDLMRAGADIVVLEARNRVGGRVEQVTLDDGRIVQLGGEVIGNGHTAYHELVAELGLTLIPSYVAEPGELTYILHDDVCIGDEPSWFSDEDRRSMDDVKHEFATLAATVDADDPWSHPNAVALDTTPVMSWLGGIGATPNVRRALEAGQLGLSSGSFERTSLLALLRKAASMPSKELYSYDDWENLRVAEGSATVALRMAAELGDRIRLNSPVRAIKVAPGSSTVQLISGELVQANAVVSSLPAGPLRDIKVEGVSDARLESLHRQRHALAAKFVAAYTRPFWRDRGQNGLTESEGILGSSWPQTEGVLSCLVPPERIAAYLSSSTRYRQEEALAELASWFGAQALSPVATFERLWGTDPWTQGYVTQWRPGDVHRVGPLHGTHEPPFYVCGSDQWVAGYMEGAVRTGRAAAAEALVHG; this is translated from the coding sequence ATGCCTTACGATGTAGCCGTTCTGGGTGCCGGTCTATCCGGCTTGTCCGCCGCCCGCGACCTCATGAGGGCGGGCGCCGACATCGTTGTTCTCGAGGCCCGCAACAGAGTGGGCGGGCGCGTCGAGCAGGTCACGCTCGACGACGGCCGCATTGTCCAGCTCGGTGGTGAGGTGATAGGCAACGGGCACACCGCGTATCACGAGTTGGTCGCCGAACTCGGACTCACCCTGATTCCGAGTTATGTCGCCGAGCCGGGCGAGCTCACCTACATCCTGCATGACGATGTCTGCATCGGTGATGAACCGTCGTGGTTCTCCGACGAGGATCGCCGCAGCATGGACGACGTCAAGCATGAGTTCGCGACGCTGGCCGCGACCGTCGACGCGGACGACCCGTGGTCGCACCCGAACGCGGTGGCGCTGGACACCACGCCGGTGATGAGCTGGCTGGGCGGCATCGGTGCGACGCCGAACGTACGGCGCGCGCTGGAGGCAGGCCAGTTAGGCCTGAGTTCGGGCTCCTTCGAACGCACTTCGTTGCTCGCCTTGCTGCGAAAGGCGGCCAGCATGCCGAGTAAGGAGCTCTACTCGTATGACGACTGGGAGAACCTCCGGGTGGCCGAGGGCTCGGCGACGGTCGCACTGCGGATGGCCGCCGAACTGGGCGACCGCATTCGGTTGAATTCTCCGGTCCGCGCGATCAAGGTGGCGCCGGGAAGCAGTACCGTGCAACTGATCTCGGGCGAGCTGGTGCAGGCGAATGCGGTGGTGAGCTCGCTGCCGGCAGGACCGTTGCGCGACATCAAGGTGGAGGGTGTTTCCGACGCCCGGCTGGAGTCATTGCATCGGCAACGTCACGCCCTGGCCGCGAAATTCGTTGCCGCGTATACGCGGCCGTTCTGGCGCGATCGGGGTCAGAATGGTCTGACGGAATCCGAAGGCATCCTGGGGTCCTCGTGGCCGCAGACCGAGGGTGTGCTCTCGTGCCTGGTTCCGCCCGAGCGGATCGCCGCCTACTTGTCCTCGTCGACGCGGTACCGCCAAGAGGAGGCGCTCGCCGAACTCGCAAGCTGGTTCGGGGCGCAGGCGTTGAGCCCCGTCGCGACCTTCGAGCGGTTGTGGGGGACGGATCCCTGGACACAGGGCTACGTGACACAGTGGCGTCCCGGTGATGTCCACCGAGTGGGGCCGCTGCACGGCACCCACGAGCCGCCGTTCTACGTCTGCGGCTCCGATCAGTGGGTGGCGGGCTATATGGAAGGCGCGGTCCGCACCGGTCGCGCCGCGGCCGCCGAAGCGTTGGTACACGGATGA
- a CDS encoding ABC transporter ATP-binding protein, whose amino-acid sequence MATAIGDLSSCVVGESEALHPVPTIAAVSLRNISKSYGDSTVVRDLNLDISPGEFCSLLGPSGCGKTTTLWMIGGFVDPTSGQVLLRGEVVTHLPPNRRDVNTVFQSYALFDHLSIWDNVAFGLRRRKVAKPEITRRVGEMLEMVRLTGRDKDKPNALSGGQRQRVALARALVNRPSVLLLDEPLAALDLKLRKTMQVELKRIQREVGITFVFVTHDQEEALTMSDRIAVMSAGAIQQCGTPEDIYERPANRCVAEFIGTANLMTGRYVGTGLTLPGGASLRTGPLDGCVVGDEVSIAVRPEKIWMSDLTPDMVQTDAILKATVYAGATTTYLFEVAPGVELSVLEQNLDSARTEERWADGERVRIGWHPEHCLAL is encoded by the coding sequence TTGGCTACAGCCATAGGCGATTTGAGCTCGTGCGTGGTCGGTGAGTCGGAGGCACTGCACCCCGTGCCGACCATCGCCGCGGTCTCGCTGCGAAACATCTCGAAGTCGTACGGTGACAGCACCGTGGTGCGGGACCTGAATCTCGACATCTCGCCGGGTGAATTCTGTTCGCTGCTCGGGCCTTCCGGCTGCGGTAAGACCACCACGCTGTGGATGATCGGCGGCTTTGTCGATCCCACGTCCGGCCAGGTCTTGTTGCGCGGCGAAGTGGTTACCCATCTGCCGCCGAATCGCCGGGACGTCAACACGGTTTTCCAGAGCTACGCACTCTTCGACCACCTCTCCATCTGGGACAACGTCGCATTCGGGTTACGCCGCCGCAAGGTCGCCAAGCCCGAGATAACCCGGCGCGTCGGCGAGATGCTCGAAATGGTGCGGCTTACCGGCCGGGACAAAGACAAACCGAACGCGCTGTCCGGAGGTCAACGCCAGCGTGTCGCGTTGGCCAGGGCACTGGTCAACCGTCCCTCGGTGTTGTTGCTCGACGAGCCGCTTGCCGCGCTGGATCTCAAGCTGCGCAAGACGATGCAGGTGGAACTCAAACGCATCCAGCGTGAGGTCGGCATCACCTTCGTGTTCGTCACGCACGACCAGGAGGAGGCCCTGACGATGTCGGACCGCATTGCGGTGATGAGCGCCGGCGCCATCCAGCAATGTGGCACCCCCGAGGACATCTATGAGCGACCCGCCAACCGTTGTGTCGCGGAGTTCATCGGCACCGCCAACCTGATGACCGGGCGATACGTGGGAACCGGTCTTACGCTTCCCGGCGGAGCATCGCTACGCACCGGTCCACTCGACGGCTGTGTGGTGGGCGACGAGGTGTCGATCGCCGTGCGTCCGGAGAAGATCTGGATGTCCGACCTCACCCCGGACATGGTGCAGACCGACGCCATCCTCAAAGCCACCGTCTACGCGGGAGCCACCACGACCTACCTGTTCGAAGTCGCACCGGGAGTTGAGCTTTCGGTACTGGAACAGAACCTGGACTCGGCGCGCACCGAGGAACGATGGGCCGACGGTGAACGGGTCCGAATCGGTTGGCACCCCGAGCACTGCCTCGCACTATGA
- a CDS encoding ABC transporter permease, translating into MRGSGINRKPRFAIAVTALFFVLLYLPIIAVVLFSFNNKKSLTVFDGWSLRWYEAFFHDSALIQSLNTSVVVAVAAMIGSIAIGVPLAFGLVRARSKLGSAANAIMLIPLITPEIVTGVASLMLFKGVGLQPSLTTLILAEATFSISYVTVILRARVAELNPEVEAAAMDLGATRLQSLRLVTLPMMLPAIMSALILIFTLVFDDFVLAFFTSGVDPQPLSVRIYSAIRFGIQPSINAVGTLMLVASLALIGIALLVPRFFGRRGNGLNLLGG; encoded by the coding sequence ATGAGGGGCTCAGGCATCAATCGCAAGCCACGCTTCGCCATTGCGGTCACGGCGCTGTTCTTCGTGTTGCTCTACCTGCCGATCATCGCGGTGGTCCTGTTCTCCTTCAACAACAAGAAGTCGCTCACCGTGTTCGACGGCTGGTCACTTCGTTGGTATGAGGCGTTCTTCCACGACAGCGCGCTGATCCAATCCCTGAATACGAGTGTCGTCGTGGCGGTCGCGGCGATGATCGGTTCGATCGCGATCGGCGTCCCGCTGGCCTTCGGCCTGGTCCGGGCGCGCTCGAAGCTGGGCAGCGCGGCCAACGCGATCATGCTGATCCCACTGATCACCCCGGAGATCGTCACCGGTGTCGCATCGCTGATGCTGTTCAAAGGTGTTGGGTTGCAACCGTCATTGACAACCCTGATCCTCGCCGAGGCGACGTTTTCGATCTCCTATGTGACGGTGATCCTGCGCGCCCGTGTCGCGGAACTGAACCCGGAGGTCGAGGCTGCCGCAATGGACCTTGGTGCCACGCGGCTTCAGTCGCTTCGCTTGGTGACGCTACCGATGATGTTGCCGGCCATCATGTCGGCCCTGATCCTGATTTTCACCCTGGTCTTCGATGACTTCGTGCTGGCATTCTTCACCAGCGGTGTCGACCCTCAACCGCTGTCGGTGCGTATCTATTCCGCGATCCGGTTTGGAATCCAGCCGTCCATCAACGCCGTCGGCACGCTGATGCTGGTCGCCTCGCTGGCTCTGATCGGGATCGCCCTACTCGTCCCGCGATTCTTCGGTAGGCGCGGCAACGGCCTCAACTTGTTAGGAGGATGA
- a CDS encoding ABC transporter permease yields MTTTTVQAAAPAPRRARAERMWTWMLVPGTLWMSAFFVFALFLLIALSFGTTDALGNPRFGTTLENIVRVFTPTYFRVAVRSLVYAVVAAVICLLIAYPVAYAIARHGGRYKNALVALLVVPFFANYLVRMYGWQTLLSDEGIVMTWLRTLGVSADFQILNTSAAVIGGLVYGYAVFMILPIYASLERMDGALIQAGRDLYGTSLRTFLSVTVPMSRSGAYAGLALVFLPAMGDFISAQLLGGPDNLMIGNLIQNQFFAGQNWPGGAALTMALMILLLVCMLGYLRQTARDAKAARR; encoded by the coding sequence ATGACCACCACAACGGTTCAGGCCGCCGCCCCGGCGCCACGGCGCGCCCGCGCCGAACGCATGTGGACCTGGATGTTGGTGCCCGGCACGCTGTGGATGTCGGCATTCTTCGTCTTCGCGCTCTTTTTGCTCATCGCGCTGAGTTTCGGAACCACCGACGCACTCGGCAACCCACGCTTCGGCACCACACTCGAGAACATCGTGCGCGTCTTCACCCCGACCTATTTTCGGGTGGCCGTGCGCAGTTTGGTGTATGCCGTTGTCGCGGCGGTGATCTGCCTGCTGATCGCCTATCCGGTCGCCTACGCGATCGCGCGGCACGGCGGGCGTTACAAGAACGCTTTGGTAGCACTGCTCGTGGTGCCGTTCTTCGCTAACTACCTGGTGCGCATGTACGGCTGGCAGACGCTGCTGTCCGACGAGGGAATAGTGATGACCTGGCTGCGCACGCTAGGCGTCTCGGCGGACTTCCAGATCCTCAATACCTCCGCGGCGGTGATCGGTGGCCTGGTCTACGGCTATGCCGTCTTCATGATCCTGCCGATCTACGCCTCGCTGGAGCGCATGGACGGCGCACTGATCCAGGCGGGGCGCGACCTCTACGGAACGTCGTTGCGTACCTTCTTGTCCGTGACCGTGCCCATGTCGAGATCGGGCGCGTACGCGGGCCTCGCACTCGTATTCCTGCCCGCGATGGGGGATTTCATCAGCGCGCAGTTGCTGGGTGGGCCCGACAACCTGATGATCGGCAACCTCATCCAGAACCAGTTCTTTGCCGGCCAGAACTGGCCCGGTGGGGCTGCACTGACCATGGCGTTGATGATCCTGTTGCTCGTCTGCATGCTCGGCTACCTGCGCCAGACGGCGCGCGATGCCAAGGCGGCACGCCGATGA
- a CDS encoding extracellular solute-binding protein, protein MSTRIDRRRFLAGSAGVAALLASPGCAYLTPKLQAVATEPVKPRIDGDLVYFNWADYVHPTVFEGFAREYGVKVIQSNFDSMESMQAKLSAGNCYDIIFPSAQWVQKMVAANQLRVIDPSTLKNASLIFDHYSYFRDPWYDRHSAHSIPFTMYKTGIAWRKDKLGETLPGSWSDLWNEASKGHTFVLADRNEVLGMLALLLGYDLNTAEDRQLAAMVRKFRGLRPYLRGFSSDDYNNLLSGDAWMHQTWSGDIAALLRQAPDPSIYGFEAPKEGAPINTDAYAIPVNARHPGTALLFIDYMLRPENVRKNIDHIGYPMPVHGTEDTYAQIVAAFPSCAVTVEDLSRNLFYANNTVAKTQARDAAYTELTVGG, encoded by the coding sequence ATGAGCACCCGTATCGATCGCCGCAGATTCCTCGCCGGCAGTGCCGGCGTCGCGGCCCTTCTTGCTTCGCCCGGTTGCGCCTACCTGACGCCCAAGCTGCAGGCGGTCGCGACCGAGCCCGTCAAGCCGCGGATTGACGGCGATCTTGTGTACTTCAACTGGGCGGACTACGTGCATCCCACTGTGTTCGAGGGGTTTGCGCGAGAGTACGGCGTCAAGGTGATTCAGTCGAATTTCGACTCGATGGAAAGTATGCAGGCCAAGCTCTCCGCGGGAAACTGCTACGACATCATCTTTCCCTCCGCGCAGTGGGTGCAGAAGATGGTCGCTGCCAATCAATTACGCGTTATCGACCCGTCGACGCTGAAGAACGCCTCGCTGATCTTCGACCATTACTCCTACTTCCGGGATCCGTGGTACGACCGGCATTCGGCGCACTCCATTCCGTTCACGATGTACAAGACCGGAATCGCGTGGCGGAAAGACAAACTCGGCGAAACGCTGCCCGGCAGCTGGTCGGACCTGTGGAACGAGGCCTCGAAGGGACACACGTTCGTGCTGGCCGACCGCAACGAAGTGCTCGGCATGCTGGCGCTGTTGCTCGGGTACGACCTCAATACCGCAGAGGACCGTCAACTTGCGGCGATGGTCAGGAAGTTTCGCGGCCTGCGCCCCTACCTGCGCGGCTTCTCCAGCGACGACTACAACAACCTGCTCTCCGGTGACGCCTGGATGCACCAGACCTGGAGTGGAGACATCGCCGCGCTGCTGCGACAGGCGCCGGACCCGTCGATCTATGGATTCGAAGCGCCGAAAGAGGGTGCGCCGATCAACACCGATGCCTACGCCATCCCGGTCAACGCCCGCCACCCGGGCACCGCGTTGCTCTTCATCGACTACATGCTGCGCCCCGAGAACGTCCGGAAGAACATCGATCACATCGGATATCCGATGCCGGTTCACGGGACCGAGGACACCTACGCTCAGATCGTCGCGGCATTCCCGTCGTGTGCCGTCACCGTCGAGGACCTGTCGCGTAATCTCTTCTACGCCAACAATACTGTGGCCAAGACCCAGGCGCGTGACGCCGCCTACACGGAACTGACGGTCGGCGGATGA
- a CDS encoding TetR/AcrR family transcriptional regulator: MVMASEASRRSRAEIAAETREAILSAACAIISEEGFESIRMRMVAERAGVSTAALHYHFDNREKLFAEALRYSFENTGRDVYQADAENDSATERLARIISASLPSTEALRREWAMYQELWCRALRNPESRALAIELDRAQQDWIAETLADGVASGEFNLCDIGAHARLISALCDGYGGQLMLENPSLTVELAHAAVWEQAGGLLGIAGEFPNDGWR, encoded by the coding sequence ATGGTGATGGCGTCCGAGGCCAGCAGGCGCAGCAGAGCCGAAATCGCTGCCGAGACCAGGGAAGCGATCCTATCTGCCGCGTGCGCAATCATCAGCGAAGAGGGATTCGAAAGCATTCGGATGCGGATGGTCGCCGAGCGGGCCGGGGTATCCACGGCGGCTCTGCACTACCACTTCGACAACCGGGAGAAGCTCTTCGCCGAAGCGCTACGGTATTCCTTCGAGAATACGGGTCGAGACGTCTACCAGGCGGACGCCGAAAACGACAGCGCGACGGAACGTCTGGCGCGCATCATCTCCGCTTCGCTGCCGAGTACCGAGGCATTGCGCAGAGAGTGGGCCATGTACCAGGAATTGTGGTGTCGAGCGCTTCGCAACCCGGAGTCGCGCGCTCTGGCCATCGAACTGGACCGCGCACAACAAGATTGGATCGCTGAGACCCTCGCCGATGGCGTGGCGTCGGGGGAGTTCAATCTGTGTGACATCGGGGCACACGCCCGGCTGATCAGCGCGTTGTGTGACGGCTACGGCGGGCAGTTGATGCTCGAGAACCCTTCGCTGACGGTCGAGCTCGCTCATGCGGCGGTCTGGGAACAGGCCGGTGGGTTGCTGGGGATCGCCGGCGAATTCCCCAACGACGGTTGGCGATGA